The proteins below come from a single Streptomyces sp. B3I8 genomic window:
- a CDS encoding MFS transporter, producing the protein MAAAEPTHADDSRPGSEPTRRIALPTNGPTDGPAVGSTEEPAAGSTERSSTGSAEGPADGPRDRPRDNPRGGRLGDALAPFTRVFRQRPVLAVTVLSGVLHLVWFFTFANSGGDLAAQDAWAEFVGRHPDSAYNLAWYGGMHPVSYSVVSPYLMSVLGVRTTMMIAGTLSAGLLTMMLIRSRSVRDPLGPALAGVFALLCNAASGRVTFGLGTLFGLGATAVVFCWPYRWRYKRWAKALCAAPLAALATMASPVAGLFVGLVAVALFLQKRRPGAWALGLAPAAVVALSAWLFPFSGTQPMSVGSVILPLLYSALVYALVPKEWKTVRITSAVYGISILLVWLISSQIGSNITRLAMLFGGAVLLAALPFAVPRSRKWYAIVVACAGFATWIGFKSVDDVVHTTPAASWARELAPLVNELQKAGADKGRVEVVPAASHREASALAPYVNLARGWNRQADMERNPLFYDDTLNSANYHEWLRRWAVHFVVVPKDEPDGDGGERERQLVQRGMPYLKQVWGDTNWQLFTVTDPMPLADPPAVVDRAEQGELTIEVKEAGRVLIRIPYSPWLGLVDADGKGVKPPQETSRSKHRAEGEPKTFDNVNGCLTETEEDASGDKWTELLAPKPGVYRLGAPYQLPRGTPCPEELRP; encoded by the coding sequence GTGGCCGCAGCGGAGCCGACACATGCCGACGACTCCCGTCCGGGAAGCGAGCCGACCCGGCGAATAGCGCTGCCCACGAACGGGCCCACCGACGGACCGGCCGTCGGGTCCACCGAGGAGCCGGCCGCCGGGTCCACCGAGAGGTCGAGCACCGGATCGGCCGAGGGGCCGGCCGACGGCCCCCGCGACCGTCCTCGCGACAACCCCCGCGGCGGGCGCCTCGGCGACGCCCTCGCCCCGTTCACCCGGGTCTTCCGGCAGCGCCCCGTGCTGGCCGTCACCGTGCTCTCCGGGGTGCTGCACCTCGTCTGGTTCTTCACCTTCGCGAACAGCGGCGGCGACCTCGCCGCGCAGGACGCGTGGGCCGAGTTCGTCGGCCGGCATCCCGACTCGGCGTACAACCTCGCCTGGTACGGCGGCATGCACCCGGTGTCGTACAGCGTCGTCTCGCCGTATCTGATGTCCGTGCTCGGCGTCCGTACCACCATGATGATCGCGGGAACGCTCTCCGCCGGGCTGCTGACCATGATGCTGATCCGCAGCCGCTCGGTCCGTGACCCGCTGGGACCCGCGCTTGCGGGCGTCTTCGCGCTGCTGTGCAACGCGGCCTCGGGCCGGGTGACGTTCGGCCTCGGCACGCTGTTCGGCCTGGGCGCGACCGCCGTGGTCTTCTGCTGGCCGTACCGCTGGCGCTACAAGCGGTGGGCGAAGGCGCTGTGCGCCGCCCCGCTCGCCGCACTGGCGACCATGGCCTCGCCGGTGGCCGGACTGTTCGTCGGCCTGGTGGCGGTCGCGCTGTTCCTGCAGAAGCGCCGGCCGGGCGCCTGGGCGCTGGGACTGGCGCCGGCCGCGGTGGTGGCGCTGTCGGCGTGGCTGTTCCCCTTCTCCGGCACCCAGCCGATGTCGGTCGGCTCGGTGATCCTGCCGTTGCTGTACTCGGCGCTGGTCTACGCGCTGGTGCCGAAGGAGTGGAAGACGGTACGGATCACGTCGGCGGTGTACGGCATCTCGATCCTGCTGGTCTGGCTGATCAGCTCGCAGATCGGCTCGAACATCACGCGGCTCGCGATGCTGTTCGGCGGCGCCGTGCTGCTGGCCGCGCTGCCGTTCGCCGTGCCGCGCAGCCGCAAGTGGTACGCGATCGTCGTGGCCTGCGCGGGCTTCGCGACGTGGATCGGCTTCAAATCGGTCGACGACGTCGTGCACACCACCCCCGCGGCATCCTGGGCACGCGAGCTGGCGCCGCTGGTGAACGAGCTCCAGAAGGCCGGTGCCGACAAGGGCCGCGTCGAGGTCGTCCCGGCCGCCTCGCACCGGGAGGCGTCCGCGCTGGCGCCGTACGTCAACCTCGCGCGCGGCTGGAACCGCCAGGCCGACATGGAGCGCAACCCGCTCTTCTACGACGACACCCTCAACTCGGCCAACTACCACGAGTGGCTGCGCCGCTGGGCCGTCCACTTCGTCGTCGTCCCCAAGGACGAGCCGGACGGTGACGGCGGGGAGCGGGAGCGGCAGCTCGTGCAGCGCGGAATGCCCTATCTGAAGCAGGTGTGGGGCGACACCAACTGGCAGCTGTTCACCGTGACCGACCCGATGCCGCTCGCCGATCCGCCGGCCGTGGTGGACCGTGCGGAACAGGGCGAGCTGACGATCGAGGTGAAGGAGGCGGGCCGGGTCCTGATCCGCATCCCGTACTCGCCGTGGCTGGGCCTGGTCGACGCGGACGGCAAGGGCGTCAAGCCGCCGCAGGAGACCTCACGCTCCAAGCACCGCGCGGAGGGCGAGCCGAAGACGTTCGACAACGTCAACGGCTGCCTGACGGAGACGGAGGAGGACGCCTCCGGCGACAAGTGGACCGAACTCCTCGCCCCGAAGCCCGGCGTCTACCGCCTGGGCGCCCCGTACCAGCTCCCCCGAGGCACCCCGTGCCCGGAGGAGCTGCGCCCCTGA
- a CDS encoding D-alanyl-D-alanine carboxypeptidase produces the protein MEEASVAGESPDRSKQHESSKESTSGSGSAVPGPARPSESGAAAAPADPRLTVARERVRVDQATAVFSTRALKEAVRPSGAADGDTEGADGADGADGASGASGASGGGSEGSGGARKPEGTDEEDRKAAVASWVRSANGDAEADGDGEVDGAAEDGAAEPADAVPAEPEPKLRPKTEQPEPKAAPKPASEPGTADEGADKTGKADKTGEADGSGATDATDATGATGATGKDAPKPAVDQATAVFKAPRPAVDRPTATLKRRDTGAGKDGSGKDGSGKDGAGKDGSADEAYRKDTKTTSLRRPKDSEAAAAATDSDSDSEERKAERTSRFVPLKSPDDPEAGKPRPTPTASAGRTDTKGAGAAKGAKDAKAAATPVPPAAPTASLPRVGPERTTQQPLPPKPPLDLLAELTNTPPPAETPTRTFVRRIKIWTPVVVLLAIVFAVAQSLRPLPDPALDLTAQSGYAFKGSATDIPWPSEGQAALDVLGIGSYGSSGEQKPVPIASVTKVMTSYLILKSHPLKGGEGEKIKVDQTAEDQATADGESTVKVHAGDTITEKEALQALLIASANNVARLVARWDAGSEKAFVAKMNTTAKQLGMTNTTYTDPSGLEKTTVSTAVDQVKLAKAAMKDSSFRQIAAMMEYTDYKGDKHSNWNRLVGYNGVVGIKTGTTTAAGGNLVFAAVKKVGGETRTIVGAVLGQGPGGSDNTILSGALDASDKLIRAAQGSLESATILKKGTVVGAVDDGLGGRTPVEITKDVKAVGWAGLTVKLKFAADELPHTAKAGAKVGSLTVGDGTGSAVKVPVTLQQDLAEPGFTSKLTRVG, from the coding sequence ATGGAGGAGGCATCGGTGGCGGGCGAGTCCCCCGACAGGTCGAAGCAGCACGAGTCGTCGAAGGAGTCGACGTCGGGGAGTGGGTCGGCGGTTCCGGGCCCGGCCCGGCCGTCGGAATCCGGGGCGGCTGCCGCTCCGGCCGATCCCCGTCTGACGGTGGCCCGCGAGCGGGTGCGGGTCGACCAGGCGACAGCGGTGTTCTCGACACGCGCGCTCAAGGAGGCCGTACGGCCCTCCGGCGCGGCGGACGGCGACACGGAGGGCGCCGACGGGGCTGACGGTGCCGATGGGGCGTCGGGGGCCTCCGGGGCGTCAGGTGGCGGCTCTGAGGGCTCCGGCGGGGCCCGGAAGCCCGAGGGGACCGACGAGGAGGACCGCAAGGCCGCGGTCGCGTCGTGGGTGCGGAGCGCGAACGGGGACGCCGAGGCCGACGGTGACGGCGAAGTCGATGGCGCGGCGGAGGACGGGGCGGCCGAGCCGGCGGACGCGGTCCCCGCGGAGCCCGAGCCGAAGCTGCGGCCGAAGACCGAGCAGCCGGAACCGAAGGCCGCACCGAAGCCGGCGTCGGAGCCGGGCACCGCGGACGAGGGCGCCGACAAGACCGGCAAGGCTGACAAGACCGGCGAGGCCGATGGAAGCGGCGCGACCGACGCCACCGACGCGACCGGCGCCACCGGCGCCACCGGCAAGGACGCCCCGAAGCCCGCCGTCGATCAGGCCACCGCCGTCTTCAAGGCGCCGCGGCCCGCAGTGGACCGGCCCACCGCCACGCTGAAGCGCCGGGACACCGGAGCCGGTAAGGACGGCTCCGGCAAGGACGGCTCCGGCAAGGACGGAGCCGGCAAGGACGGGTCCGCGGACGAGGCGTACCGCAAGGACACCAAGACCACCTCCCTGCGGAGACCCAAGGACTCCGAAGCCGCTGCTGCCGCCACCGACTCCGACTCCGACTCCGAGGAGCGGAAGGCCGAGCGCACGAGCAGATTCGTCCCGCTCAAGTCGCCCGACGACCCGGAGGCCGGCAAGCCGCGCCCGACGCCCACGGCGTCCGCGGGCCGGACGGACACCAAGGGAGCCGGAGCCGCCAAGGGCGCCAAGGACGCCAAGGCGGCCGCCACCCCCGTCCCGCCCGCCGCCCCGACCGCCTCGCTCCCGCGGGTCGGCCCCGAGCGCACCACCCAGCAGCCGCTGCCGCCGAAGCCCCCGCTCGACCTGCTCGCCGAGCTGACCAACACCCCGCCGCCCGCGGAGACCCCGACGCGCACGTTCGTGCGGCGGATCAAGATCTGGACGCCGGTGGTCGTCCTCCTCGCGATCGTCTTCGCGGTCGCACAGAGCCTGCGCCCGCTTCCCGACCCCGCGCTGGACCTCACCGCCCAGTCCGGCTATGCCTTCAAGGGCAGCGCGACGGACATTCCCTGGCCGTCCGAGGGCCAGGCCGCGCTGGACGTCCTGGGCATCGGCTCGTACGGGTCCTCGGGCGAGCAGAAGCCGGTCCCGATCGCCAGCGTCACCAAGGTCATGACGTCCTACCTCATCCTCAAGAGCCACCCGCTCAAGGGCGGCGAGGGCGAGAAGATCAAGGTGGACCAGACGGCCGAGGACCAGGCGACCGCGGACGGCGAGTCGACGGTCAAGGTGCACGCCGGTGACACGATCACCGAGAAGGAGGCCCTGCAGGCCCTCCTCATCGCCTCGGCGAACAACGTGGCCCGGCTGGTGGCCCGCTGGGACGCCGGTTCGGAGAAGGCGTTCGTCGCGAAGATGAACACCACCGCCAAGCAGCTCGGCATGACGAACACGACGTACACCGACCCCTCGGGCCTGGAGAAGACGACCGTCAGCACCGCCGTGGACCAGGTCAAGCTGGCCAAGGCCGCGATGAAGGACAGCTCCTTCCGGCAGATCGCGGCGATGATGGAGTACACCGACTACAAGGGCGACAAGCACAGCAACTGGAACCGCCTGGTCGGCTACAACGGCGTCGTCGGCATCAAGACCGGCACCACCACGGCCGCGGGCGGCAACCTGGTCTTCGCGGCGGTCAAGAAGGTCGGCGGCGAGACCCGCACGATCGTCGGCGCGGTGCTGGGCCAGGGGCCGGGCGGCTCGGACAACACCATCCTCAGCGGTGCGCTCGACGCGAGCGACAAGCTGATCAGGGCGGCGCAGGGCTCGCTGGAGTCGGCGACGATCCTGAAGAAGGGCACCGTCGTCGGAGCCGTCGACGACGGTCTCGGCGGCCGGACGCCCGTGGAGATCACCAAGGACGTCAAGGCGGTCGGCTGGGCGGGGCTCACCGTGAAGCTGAAGTTCGCCGCGGACGAGCTGCCGCACACCGCGAAGGCCGGCGCCAAGGTCGGCTCGCTCACGGTCGGTGACGGCACGGGCAGCGCGGTGAAGGTGCCGGTCACCCTCCAGCAGGACCTCGCGGAGCCCGGCTTCACCTCGAAGCTGACGCGCGTGGGCTGA
- a CDS encoding GPP34 family phosphoprotein, which produces MGRSRRTLPEELLLLALDPATGTTAQPQSLDLGLAGAQLVELALAGRIAPDGDRIAVVVPRPTGDPTLDCALELLRRRGAPVRAVHWIGGPRLGLRQTYLSHLERCGMVHAVAGQMCGVLPTTRYQATDNEISREIRARLDSAIRTGVPPDPRTAALAALAHAVGLGKHLYPGNEGRSSRSRLRDLIRHDPMGGLVAHAVMDVQNGAAGQPRRGQPNGRPAGGPAGPAEPARGVPMQPHRGSMERVVAH; this is translated from the coding sequence ATGGGCAGGAGCCGCAGAACACTTCCGGAGGAGCTTCTGTTGCTCGCACTGGACCCGGCCACGGGTACCACTGCGCAGCCGCAGTCGCTCGACCTGGGTCTGGCCGGAGCGCAGCTAGTGGAGCTGGCGCTGGCCGGACGGATAGCCCCGGACGGGGATCGTATCGCCGTGGTGGTACCACGGCCGACAGGAGATCCGACTCTGGACTGCGCGTTGGAGTTGCTGCGAAGGCGCGGCGCTCCGGTACGCGCGGTCCATTGGATAGGCGGGCCCCGGCTGGGGCTGCGTCAGACGTATCTCTCGCACCTGGAGCGGTGCGGCATGGTGCATGCCGTGGCGGGCCAGATGTGCGGGGTGCTGCCGACGACGCGCTACCAGGCGACGGACAACGAGATCAGCCGGGAGATCAGGGCCCGGCTGGACTCGGCGATCCGCACCGGCGTACCGCCGGACCCGCGGACCGCGGCGCTCGCCGCGCTGGCCCACGCGGTCGGTCTCGGCAAGCACCTGTACCCGGGCAACGAGGGACGCTCGTCGCGTTCCCGGCTGCGGGACCTGATCCGGCACGACCCGATGGGCGGACTCGTGGCGCACGCCGTGATGGACGTCCAGAACGGGGCCGCCGGACAGCCACGCCGGGGCCAGCCGAACGGGCGGCCGGCCGGTGGTCCCGCCGGACCGGCGGAGCCCGCGCGCGGGGTACCTATGCAGCCGCACCGCGGCTCCATGGAACGCGTGGTGGCGCACTGA
- a CDS encoding helix-turn-helix transcriptional regulator produces the protein MASNVNPTVRRRRLGQELRRLRELKGMTAEEVAERLLVSQSKISRLENGRRSISQRDVRDLCGVYEVEDVRIVDSLMQMAKDSRQQGWWHSFGDIPYSVYIGLETDAASLRIYDPQVVPGLLQTRPYAEALIAGALPETAQADIDKRVRVRMRRQERISAPENPLRLWTVLDEAALHRVVGSRLVMREQLEHLVEQSRLPHVTVQVIPFEMGAHPGLNGQYAILEFPDTADSSVVYIEGVTSDLYLEKAADVQKYSVMYEHLRAQALNVEQSREVISKIAKRYAQEYSD, from the coding sequence GTGGCGTCCAATGTCAATCCCACCGTCCGGCGGCGCCGGCTGGGCCAGGAGCTGCGCCGGCTCCGCGAGTTGAAGGGCATGACGGCCGAGGAGGTGGCCGAGCGGCTGCTGGTCTCGCAGTCGAAGATCAGCCGTCTGGAGAACGGACGGCGCAGCATCAGCCAGCGCGACGTGCGGGATCTGTGCGGGGTGTACGAGGTCGAGGACGTCCGTATCGTCGACTCGCTGATGCAGATGGCCAAGGACTCCCGCCAGCAGGGCTGGTGGCACTCCTTCGGCGACATCCCGTACAGCGTCTACATCGGCCTGGAGACGGACGCGGCCTCGCTGCGCATCTACGATCCCCAGGTCGTCCCCGGACTGCTGCAGACCCGCCCGTACGCCGAGGCGCTGATCGCGGGCGCGCTGCCCGAGACCGCGCAGGCGGACATCGACAAGCGGGTGCGGGTGCGGATGCGCAGGCAGGAACGAATCTCCGCGCCGGAGAACCCGTTGCGCCTGTGGACCGTGCTCGACGAGGCCGCGCTGCACCGGGTGGTCGGCAGCCGGCTGGTGATGCGGGAGCAGCTGGAGCATCTGGTCGAGCAGTCCCGACTTCCGCACGTCACCGTGCAGGTGATCCCCTTCGAGATGGGCGCGCACCCCGGTCTCAACGGGCAGTACGCGATCCTGGAGTTCCCGGACACGGCCGACTCCAGCGTCGTCTACATCGAGGGCGTCACGAGCGACCTGTACCTGGAGAAGGCCGCGGACGTGCAGAAGTACAGCGTCATGTACGAGCATCTGCGGGCGCAGGCGCTGAACGTGGAGCAGTCCCGTGAGGTCATCTCGAAGATCGCCAAGCGGTACGCGCAGGAGTACTCGGACTGA
- a CDS encoding DUF397 domain-containing protein, with protein sequence MAIQQGATETWTKSTYSTGNGACVEVKSPVPAAMAVRDSKVPQGPALAFPADAWNAFVAEVGRRTPDFG encoded by the coding sequence ATGGCAATTCAGCAAGGCGCCACCGAGACCTGGACCAAGTCCACGTACTCCACGGGAAACGGTGCGTGCGTCGAGGTCAAGTCCCCGGTCCCGGCGGCAATGGCCGTACGGGACTCCAAGGTTCCCCAGGGTCCCGCCCTGGCCTTCCCGGCGGACGCGTGGAACGCCTTCGTGGCGGAGGTGGGCCGGCGCACACCGGACTTCGGCTGA
- a CDS encoding ADP-ribosylglycohydrolase family protein: MGATAGAVWGRTEQQDFRSRVRGTLLGVALGDALGTPLDALSADRVREEYGAQGPAELAVHHGRRGTVSHLTQLTLFTVDGLIRAQVRRDTGAWHPPTDLHRAYRRWAATQHDWGPDERRTEDGWLAREEWLYARRAPTRACLLGLGDDVMGTPAAPKNPAAAGPEAVARSAPFGLLVGWEPQLVLQLALECATQTHGHPTAYLAAGAYAVVVHALARGEDVDAGVRRALHLLSARPGQAPVAEALKRALGAVRQGLPSSGRVAELADGGSAERVLSAAVYCALVGEDVRHGLRLAVSHGGASGVAGALVGGMLGALYGETALPPAWLAELEGRATMLVLADDFAMEMTQGPSLHTPTDAAPGWLARYPRA, translated from the coding sequence GTGGGGGCGACAGCCGGTGCCGTCTGGGGCCGTACCGAGCAGCAGGACTTCCGCAGCCGGGTACGGGGAACGCTGCTCGGCGTCGCCCTCGGCGACGCGCTGGGCACCCCGCTCGACGCCCTGTCCGCGGACCGCGTCCGCGAGGAGTACGGCGCCCAGGGCCCCGCCGAGCTCGCCGTCCACCACGGCCGGCGCGGCACCGTCTCGCACCTCACCCAGCTCACCCTGTTCACCGTGGACGGGCTCATCCGCGCCCAGGTCCGCCGGGACACCGGCGCCTGGCACCCGCCGACGGACCTGCACCGCGCGTACCGCCGCTGGGCGGCCACCCAGCACGACTGGGGCCCGGACGAGCGGCGCACGGAGGACGGCTGGCTGGCGCGCGAGGAGTGGCTGTACGCGCGCCGCGCCCCGACCCGTGCCTGCCTGCTCGGCCTCGGCGACGACGTGATGGGCACCCCGGCCGCGCCCAAGAACCCCGCGGCCGCCGGCCCCGAGGCGGTGGCCAGGTCGGCGCCGTTCGGACTGCTGGTCGGGTGGGAGCCGCAACTGGTGCTGCAACTCGCCCTGGAGTGCGCCACCCAGACCCACGGACACCCCACGGCGTACCTCGCGGCGGGCGCGTACGCCGTCGTCGTGCACGCGCTGGCGCGCGGCGAGGACGTGGACGCGGGGGTGCGGCGGGCGCTGCACCTGCTGTCGGCACGGCCGGGGCAGGCGCCGGTGGCGGAGGCGTTGAAGCGGGCGCTGGGGGCGGTGCGGCAGGGGTTGCCGTCGTCGGGGCGGGTGGCGGAGCTGGCGGACGGGGGGTCGGCGGAGCGGGTGCTGTCGGCGGCGGTGTACTGCGCGCTGGTGGGGGAGGACGTACGGCACGGCCTGCGTCTCGCGGTGAGTCACGGGGGCGCTTCGGGGGTGGCCGGGGCCCTGGTGGGCGGCATGCTGGGGGCGCTGTACGGGGAGACGGCACTGCCACCGGCGTGGCTGGCGGAGCTGGAGGGGCGGGCGACGATGCTCGTCCTGGCCGACGACTTCGCGATGGAGATGACCCAGGGCCCCTCCCTGCACACCCCGACGGACGCGGCACCGGGCTGGCTCGCCCGCTACCCCCGGGCGTGA
- a CDS encoding amidohydrolase family protein — MPKIDVHTHFLPEPYIETLVRHDINWTGGVDLDPWTPAAHLRFMDDWGIDVGVLSCLAETGVYFGDQREADELARNVNDIGADVVRQYPRRFGVFGAVPLPGVDSALAELDHIYDDLGLDGVYLVSQVDGTYVGDPKWEAVYDALDKRGATVLLHPVEPKQTPDLPWQHWIGEYVFDTTRVFMTLVFHGVLDRYPRINWILSHGGGTVPYLGHRFAAAPRVVQAYRELVRRPIPEYLRSVYYDVAVADSQVQINTLVDAVGTDRMLFGTDWIYADKLFDHTRTGEHDLTRLLGADAARRVGSDNALRILPRLAERLAAAPR; from the coding sequence ATGCCCAAGATCGACGTACACACGCACTTCCTGCCGGAGCCCTACATCGAGACCCTGGTCCGGCACGACATCAACTGGACCGGCGGAGTCGACCTCGACCCGTGGACCCCGGCCGCCCACCTGCGCTTCATGGACGACTGGGGGATCGACGTCGGCGTGCTGTCCTGCCTGGCCGAGACCGGGGTCTACTTCGGCGACCAGCGGGAGGCCGACGAACTGGCGAGGAACGTCAACGACATCGGTGCCGACGTCGTCCGGCAGTACCCGCGGCGCTTCGGTGTGTTCGGCGCGGTGCCGCTGCCGGGCGTGGACTCCGCCCTGGCCGAGCTGGACCACATCTACGACGACCTGGGCCTGGACGGGGTGTACCTGGTGTCCCAGGTCGACGGGACCTACGTGGGCGACCCGAAGTGGGAAGCGGTGTACGACGCGCTCGACAAGCGGGGCGCCACCGTCCTGCTGCACCCGGTGGAACCGAAGCAGACGCCCGACCTGCCCTGGCAGCACTGGATCGGCGAGTACGTCTTCGACACCACGCGGGTCTTCATGACGCTCGTGTTCCACGGCGTGCTGGACCGCTACCCCCGCATCAACTGGATCCTGTCGCACGGCGGGGGCACCGTCCCCTACCTCGGCCACCGGTTCGCCGCGGCCCCCCGGGTCGTCCAGGCGTACCGCGAACTGGTCCGCCGCCCCATCCCGGAGTACCTGCGCTCCGTCTACTACGACGTGGCGGTGGCCGACTCCCAGGTCCAGATCAACACGCTGGTCGACGCCGTGGGCACCGACCGCATGCTCTTCGGCACCGACTGGATCTACGCCGACAAGCTGTTCGACCACACGCGGACCGGCGAACACGACCTGACGCGCCTGCTCGGCGCCGACGCCGCACGACGCGTCGGGAGCGACAACGCGCTCCGCATCCTGCCCCGCCTCGCGGAACGCCTCGCCGCCGCCCCGCGCTGA
- a CDS encoding TetR/AcrR family transcriptional regulator, with protein sequence MSASWTAKGTATRSRIIDAAAQLIHERGIASVGINDVRAASSTSHGQIAHYFPGGRAELLRAVVERQTRRALDDQGPALRALDSWESWQRWRDHLLAVHTARGAAGGCPLGSLVPQLAENDPAAARLMEAGFDTWAAAFERGIATMRDNGDLAAGTDARQLAATVLSLVQGGLVLMQASRSVARLEQALDSVLRLLHAHSRGAGA encoded by the coding sequence GTGTCTGCAAGTTGGACGGCGAAGGGAACCGCCACCCGGTCCCGCATCATCGACGCGGCCGCGCAGCTGATCCATGAGCGCGGCATCGCATCGGTGGGCATCAACGACGTACGGGCGGCCAGCTCGACCAGCCACGGCCAGATCGCCCACTACTTCCCCGGCGGGCGGGCCGAGTTGCTGAGAGCGGTCGTGGAGCGCCAGACGCGGCGGGCCCTGGACGACCAGGGCCCGGCGCTGCGGGCGCTGGACTCCTGGGAGTCCTGGCAGCGGTGGCGGGATCACCTGCTCGCGGTGCACACGGCCCGCGGCGCGGCCGGAGGGTGCCCCCTGGGCTCGCTCGTGCCGCAGCTGGCGGAGAACGACCCGGCCGCGGCGCGGCTGATGGAGGCCGGATTCGACACCTGGGCCGCCGCCTTCGAACGGGGGATCGCCACCATGCGCGACAACGGGGACCTGGCGGCCGGCACGGACGCGCGGCAGCTCGCGGCCACCGTCCTGTCCCTCGTGCAAGGGGGCCTGGTCCTCATGCAGGCGTCCCGGTCGGTCGCGCGACTGGAACAGGCCCTGGACTCCGTGCTGCGCCTGCTGCACGCGCACTCGCGCGGTGCCGGTGCGTGA